In Cryptomeria japonica chromosome 1, Sugi_1.0, whole genome shotgun sequence, the sequence TCTTCTATTAAATGAACATTAATGGCtatggattgaaaatcaaaagttTGTAAGAGTGTGTACCTGGAAGCAAGAAAGTCGATTACTGAGATGCTTTTATCAATGTTGTTTTGTGAATCCCATTCAATATACCCGTCTCTTGTGCCACTGTGCTCGTCTCCATTTTGGGAACCCGGGGCAGCATGGAGATCTACTATAATTTTAATGTTATGTTTCCTGCAACGTCAATGCACTTTTAGAGATAAAGCAAGACCcttaaaaattgaataatttacaaGGACAACTGAATTTATCCACCAGGAATTTGGTTAAGGAAGATTTCAGATGTTCTAAATCAATCAAATGTATGTTTACTGTCAATCTAGATTGTAAGGTGCAGAAAACATTCCTCTTCTTATTCTAGTTTTAGTTAGCCCAGGAGAATGCATACTTAGCCCAGGAGAATGCATCATCCAGCGCTTTGAGAGACCCTCCAACAAAAGGAGCTGGCGGATTTGGGTCACTTGCAATCCACCATCCCACAGGAATTCTGACGGCATTTATTTGATGTTGAGACAGAAAAGAAAAATCACTCTCTGTGATGAAAGTATTCCTATGGTCCTGATTAATGAAATTAGACATAATTAATAGAATTTTCTAATGTCGAATATGAACATGATTATCATAAAAAATAAGAAAGGATTGTGACAGAATATGAGATTACATTGAGGACTTGTTGTGCTCTGTTTCCAAGACCATTTGTGAGCTGATACTCGCCCTTCAATTGCCCGAAAGTATTCATCTCAAACGTTGCAGCGTTGTTGCCCCACCCCGGCTCACCTTGAAAATCGGCAGTTAACTGGTCTTGAGATTTTGCCTGTATAGAATATTCAAATACATTACGTGGTCTGTTATTTGAGGATTACATAAGCATCGAATATTAAAGGATTTAGATTTCCAGTCAAAAATAATATTGCACGTCCCATAACACTGCAAAGTACCTGCATGTACATTCCATTAAGAACTTTTATATGCACTTGGTTTCTATTGGAAGGGTTCCTTATGATCTGAAACGTTTCCCATGTGCTGGGTGTTGTTGTAACTGCATTCACAATTCCTCCTCCTCCATTTTGGGCTACCATGAATTTCTTATTGAACACTCTAAGCTGATAGCTTCCGTCTTTCACACGCCATATCTGTCACACAATTACATATTGATCCTACACCGTCAGTGGTTGTAATGTTAAATATTTTGTACATGTCAGTGACTATTGTTTATTCTTAAATttgaataatttaaaataaatttataaaagatCAAGTTTTGTGGAGTACAAAATTGTGGGGTCTTAAGAGATCATATGAAAATTCTGTCCTCCAAGACTTTAGTGGTATAATACCCTCATTCCTTAACTTTTAAGAAAAGAAATTACAACCTAACACTCATATTCTTATATCAAATAACTAAAAGACTATAAAATTGATATAAAACCCCCAAATGAAAACGAAATTACTCTGCAAATCAGAATCTGGAAACGTAAGTTTTGGATATGGATATAAGATACCTTGAAAGTCTCCCATCCGGATGCGCTATTTCTGTTCACAGCAATTTTACTCCCACCTCCATCTTCTGCCACAAGATAGGTACCCAATGTGACAGATTTCAATTGGATTTGAGTTCCATCCTGCGAGAAATTTGTATTGCAAGTAAGAAGACAATAACAGCACAGAAACCTCAAAAAAACATAGGTAGTTTGCAAGAGAATTTCAGAAATTTAATGCAAAAAGCCTGATAGATCTAAGCATTATACCGTGAGATCATTGTCCGGAATGCTATCAAAGAGAGTTGGTTTTATCCATCCTTCAACAACGAGCCACCCTCCCAGGTTTACAGACTTGTACGTAGTCTGGGCGCATGATCTCTGTGAAAGGATACAGACAAGTAAAAGTAAACTAAGGCATAATAAATTAACTGGCTTGTCCAAATGACTGGATACTAGAGCTGCCATCTAAAACCTGGGCAACAAAAATGGCAATGTAAAAAAACCCTAAGGCTAAGCACGAAAATGGATTAACATGGATAGCCATTTTATAGACTTGGCACACTAACATTTCTTAGACGAAACGAGATCAGCGTTATCTCTACAGGATGTGATTGTGGTGTACCGTTTGTTTTTCAAGTCAATACGTCGCTGTCAGTACTGTTGCGGGTGATTAAGAAGTCAAGATTAAGAAGTCATACACGGCACGTCACCTTAAAAAATATCTTTCTCATCGAAACTGCAAACTTTTTCTAGGGGCGTTCTTATTTCTTTATAGAAGTAATCATTGACAGAAGACTCTATATTTTCAACAGTCGAATGGATAACTATATAACCATTCAATTTTCCCAACTGCGATGGTTTTTTCTCTCTACTTGTACCAGTCGTCGAAGGAGACCATACGTTACATGTACCATTTGTAACTCACGAGATAACTTTACAACTACAGGCGGCCCACTAGAATCAATAAATTTGTAACTCACGAGATAACTTAACAACTACAGGCGGCCCACTAGAATCAATATATTGTATACTCCTTATCCGTTGATCACGCCATTGAAGTCGTGATTTGTGGGCCCTCTTTGAACAGCATATTTATTACTATAtgcatttaaataaatgaaaatgactCATTCAATGGCTATCCAGTTCACTGTGGCAGAAAACGAGAAATCAGCGAACAAAAAACAGGGAAAATCCTACGGTCCTATGGTAGAAGAAACGAAAAACAGGGAAAATCCTACGGTCCAGATGGTTTCAATCGTCTTGCAACTCCTGTAGAACACTGTGAGCCGTGGATGTCCAAAGTTAGCCGGTCCACTTCATATAAGTAACGCCTTCGGCGAATCAATGTGAACTGGATAGCCATTGAATAACAAATTCATGCACATCCAAACCTTCGACCTGCAATCGAAAACTTTAAAATTGGTCAAAATGTCCATTAGTCCAGTCGTTCATCGCTGTAATCCTCTTTTCTCGCCACTCTCTTTAATTGGGCTCTTCTGTTTACATTTTGAGCTCTTCTGTTTACATTTCTTCAATATTATAATTAACCAGAAAATGGTAACAATCCATGAAATTGTGTGATGCTTTATAAACAGGAGAATGAAATTGTCTAATATGGAACGAAGGGGTATCACAGAGGATTACGCATGTGCATTTTGTTTGCAAGTAGCATGGAATGGCAAACAACAAGGCCTCATGTATGCTTCTGTTCGCCCTATCATCCATCATCTATAGTCCATTCATGAAATTcgatgattgtaggatatgcacaaattgcctttgttgagaaggctttagaaacgtTCAAGCAATTGCAATTGGCAGGTGTGAAGCCAGTCTTCGCAACCTTCATcaacatcctccctgcctatgctaAAGAGATTTGAAACAGAGTATGGAGATACATCATAGGATAAAGGATAGcgaatttatttttgtattttcaaCTTCCCTGGCAGACATGTATGCAAAACGTGGAAGTATATACAAGGCACgtcaattgtttgacaaaatgtctaaaAAGAGAAGTCACCTCAGGGGACGCCACGATTCCAGGATTTTCATAAAAAATGGATGTATTGTAAAGGGTTTAGAAACTTTCAAGTTGGCAGATGTAAAGGCCAACTCTGCAACCTTTGTCATTGTCTTCCTAACCTGTGCAAAATGAGAGCTTTGGACCAGGGTACAGATAAAATCAGATTTAGTGGTTTGCATGACAATATACAGGCAGATTCCTTGCTATTTCCCACGCCATATTACCTTTCTAGTTCTCTAAGTTACTTGCCTTTTCATACAGCCAAAAATGAAAGTAGACTAGCTTACAACTTGATTGGATATATTTCTCTAGCATTAGGTTTTCTAGGATTACTTTATCTGTCAATTTTCTAATCTAAACCAAACAAGAGAATTCAGATTTAGTTCAAATTTCAAAATCAACTAAATTAGTATGAACTTAGGAAATACAAACTGGAAACTGAAAAAGGAAAGAGAACAATGGTCATCTCAAATGCTTCTTTAGAACTGGATTGGACCATTAAGCAACATGTCTAATAAAAGAAACTACTTTTGGTTAGTGTCATACTAAATTTACACAATTATTCTCTAAGCTCTTTAAGACTATTTTTCAAATCCAAAACTTTGGATTTGAAGCATCCTACATCTacatagaaaaagagaaaaaatgggAAAGAAGAAAATGTTAAGGCAATTTCTCAACAAGAGCACAAGACATGGAGTGTTGGGTTTTTCATGGTGGAACATAAAACTCCCAACACAAGGATCTAGAAGGCTACCTTGAGCTCTATCAATTAATATCCATCAATgtctttcatatatatattttttcttagtTGTTAATGTGTTTATAGTTTTAATATTTTGTCTTGATGTATGTCCTTCATTAATACCCTAGTTTTTAGGTTTCTTCCATGAAATCATTGACTTAAATTAGAGCAAAATAAAGTGTGTTTTATAGCAGGCTTATGCAGCAAGAATATGTGGGAGTAGTCATGATGCATTTGCATTCATATGGTGTGAAAGCTTTCATATTAATTAGCGGCATTAGTGTAGCAACTTGCAACATGGTATGAAGAttcaaaatggatttttcaaaaaggATATCTAGCATGAATGACATCTACCAATCCACTTCCACACACCAATGGTTTTTTGAAAGTTTGTGAAAGATGAATTCAAGCAATTTTTGGAGTTTAGTTAGTAAAAATTTATAGTTCCATTTCATGACACTGATGTGTTGCCAATCTCCAAGTGAAAGAAGATCATATCTAATTGCAAGTATAAAATTTCTTATGCCTTCATGGCTCATCAACTAATGTCAATGACATTTTCCGTATAATTTACATTACTTGTCAACTATGAGTATTATAAGAACAATGCTATGGGTAAGGGAGCGATTATTTCAGGTGTTAAGTTTGTAGTTAGACTTGTGTTCATCTAACATGCAATTTCATTATTCAGGCAAGCACATCTATATTAGTAATTGATTTGGAATCTAAAACTTTTCTCAATAAACCAACAATTGTGTCAGTATTTTTTTCGTGTCTATAATTGTGGGTATTCCATCATCTAATGATGAGGGAATATCATTGACATAGAGAGAAATTCCTTTTTAGACATCTACCAATCCTCTCACATCTGCAACTCTCTCAAAAAAGTGATCAAGATCAGATCTCTTGTATTTTCTACATTTTAGATTAtaggttttcaaaaaaaaaaatccaattttgTAGAGGACAATGCATATCCTACATTCATTGCATTCCATGGGATGACATCTCCTTGATTCAATATGCCAAATAGTTAAAGTGCAAatagtttcacaatttacatacaTATCCAACAAGTTAGTTAGTTAAAGTGCAAATAGTTCCACAATTTACATACATATCCAACAAGGTAGTTGCATCTATAACATCTAACAAATATCTTCCTTGCATTATGCTTTGATAAATGACAAACCCTAATCTAAATCTCATGTCTTCACACAAGCATGAAGAAAGCAAAAAAATATTGTAGAGACTGAATTTGTATGTGCCAAGAACATTCACTTGAAAGATTTTATAAACTTTTAAACAAATCAATTTTGTGCATATTTTGCATTCATTGCAGGCCATGAGACCAACCATGTCTTTGGGTTGATTCTATCAaattatttgcatgtgttgtttatGCACCCACAATTTTCTTACACATCTATGAGGGTAATTTTAATTGCAACATATCATGAAATCTCTCTAGCCTTTCACGTTTTAATAGATTTTCATATTATTTTTGAAAGATCCTTTTTTGCAACAAAATAGTTGATCAAAAGTTTCTCTCTTTTCtatatttatttctatttatacttcttctctctctctctctctctctctctctctctctctctctctctctctctctctctctctctctctctctctctctctctctctctctctctctctctctcttctttatcACACACACTCCCTTTACTTTTCTCTATTTATCTTCTTGTTTCCTCTATCACCCTTTCACTCTATTTCTCTCCTATTTTTCACTCTCTCTCGTTATATTCCCCTCTATCTACTTTCATGGCCATTGCTTTCCTAAAAGTTGTTTCATATCTTGatacataatttttttcaaataCATATCTACGTAATACACTTGccactaaaatttaaatttcatttcAATCAAAGAATGTCAAACGGATGAAAACTATAACTTCAATGTTAGATTGATAGTTATAAGCAATGTGGagattatttcattttatttgttgTCCCTTGTAATGTGTGAGACCCCACATTGGGATTTGAGGCTAAAGAAAAGGAGAATATACCCTCTAAAAAAAAAATCCCACATCCACCACGAGGAAAAATcttatagtttttaaaaaaaaattgttaggacATTGACAATAATTTTGAATGGATTCTCCAAGCAATAACATCTATAGAGGACaataaaaaaaatggtagagaGGAAATAAGTGAAGGTAATTCCATTTTAGGAGCATACAAAATAGAATGTTAGGTTACCCATGGGGTAGATATAATTCCCAACACATATTTAGAAGACCATCTTTGGCTCTCTACCAATCTATAGAGGAcaataaaaaaaaatggtagagaggAAATAAGTGAAGGTAATTTCATTTGATGAGCATACAACATGGAGTGTTAGGTTACCCATGGGGTAGATATAATTCCCAACACACATTCAAAAGGCCATCTTTGACTCTCTACCAATTAACAAGATTTCAATTTCTCTAAGTGAACATAAATTTCATCAACTTTGCACAATGTAAACAAATTGAGCCATTGTATACAATCACCATGTTCTACTTTTtagattgtaattttttttttcccttACTATGTTGAGGACAATGCATATCTTGTAATTATTACATACCATGGGAAAACATGTGTTTGAGGAATTATTTATAATTGCTTTCTTAACAATTTTGAAGAAACCTCAATTAACATTATATTGTGCTTTGTTTCAAATATTATACTTTGCCCATACAATTTTGAACTTATCAAAAGGttctttggcatacccattgcacaccaaggtgcaattgctagttgtaAAACTGAGTGTAGATCACccttttaaatcattttttatagAAAAGGGGCAATCCAAGTGACTAATTATCATTTATGAGGACGTAGTTATTCTCGCTACAAAACATGTCTAAGATATCATAACAATCACCATACAAAATTTCATACAATTGAACCTACACTCACTTGCTAAAGATATTTTTAAGTAATTAGACAAATTGAGAACCCATGAATTGTATAGAGATACAAGGATTTAACAAGgttcaccaatttggctacatTCACAAAAAGCAAAGCAGGGCATTAGCCTTTATTATTCATTTGCAACTTACATACATAAGGTTTTTCCCTTATATATGCAATAgtcttcaaaagaagatgaaagcatACAAAAGGGAAGATAAAATGAACAATCAAACTTCACATCCAACAAAAATGTAGCACTGTTGGGTTTAACAACTACCACCATGATGAACACAAGGGAACACAAATAGGAAACATTTTAAAATCTCTTTCATGCCCAATGTAATTTTTGAAATGAAAATGGTGGAGCTTTTTAATATCATTATCCTAATTAGCTTGGTTAGTATAGATAGGCCAATGCCTTAGGGAGACTTGGACTCCCCCTTAGAAGGGTAGGGGGAGGTCATGGGTGGATTAATTGTTCCAAGAGAGAATCACCTATCAGAACAATAGGTTGGTTCCTAATGTATGAGATAGGAACACATAGATATTGATTTTTGAGTATCGAATGccttgtagaagttgatgatcaactacaAGAGCCAAGGTTCATTTccaagaaaaatacctatcacacaaaagagatcaatcaaagattgtatgctctatggcaaccaaagaattttgtattattgcacaaaGACTGATTGGAACAATTACAATATATGAAAGAATCCTTATAAATGATGAATGGAACCTTAGGTGCAAACCCCAATGCTAAAATTatgagaactaaagcaatgcaaagtaggagatAAAATAGTTCAACTACATGCTACAATTAATGCTAGAAATGGAAATTCTAGATAATAAAAAgaacctaagtttatcttaagttaaaaagtaattaaaggacataattaataaataattagataattatcctAATTACTTCAACACCCCTGCTTATGGTTAACTTAGAGATAAGCTAAAGAGATAATATGAATGCATGCATAAATGAGTCCCAACAACTAGTCTTGATTAGTTACTCATGTATAAATGAATGCAGCATTGACAatcgaagaaaaggagaaaaacctagtGGAAGAagctcctctccaaaagagaaaaaaaaatgaaaagaaagtaAATATGAGAAACATGAAGGACTCAATATATCTCCCCAAAAACTACATCGATCACATAAGTACAATAAAGATTTCCCCCAACAGGGAGAAAGGAAGAGAAGATGTATTACCTGCATAAGAGACGAGCTTGAATCCTGAAGATGAGGGCTCGATGACGAGTCGATGAAGATCCAAGAGTAGTGAACCATGTTCTTCCCCtttggaagaaataaataaattggtCAAGGTTAAAATAAATCCATGAAAGCAGTTGAAAGGAATAGTTTTTAGATGTGTGTCATGAAAGACTATTCAACTATCCAAGTGTTTGAATAATGATATGCCAAATGAACTAAAACAAATCTAAATTTTTTTGAAGATACCTAATGAAAAACCATTGAAGACACTAAAGATGTGATGACATAAATGCTCAAATTACCATCAGGGAGGAATGGAATATCCTTAATCATATTcccaatgtttggagtgtgtgatgtatcaaataACCCCGCAGTATCTAGCAAGTACTCATCCCACTCTGTTGAAACTAGAAGGGGACAACCAACCCATTCAACTAAATTAATCTTTGAAGAAGAAGGAGGTGGATGATCAACACGAGTCTTAGGAGACAATGTGGATGACTAAAGCATGCATAGGCTCAATTAACCTACCTCTCCTTTGATTCCTAATCCACTCTCAATGCATGAGAGGTAGGacttgtagaacacaagatatcactgagagggggggtgaattagttatataAATagtttcaaacaatgtgtgcaactgATAGGATAATGAAAGAACTAATAAGgaatcacacacaagagcacatctcATAACAttagatatatgaggaaaatccaatttgagaaaaaccttggtgagaaatgttgttggagatctactgctccaatccagcctcacagtgaaataatagttttacactatttagggaaccaacccaagaagcaccaacccctagcaatttatgggcacctacccaaaggaccACCAAACCATATTCTATTTTGGCTcttgagcaccaacccctacaccaagcacccactcagtgaaatgcAATGAGAtataaatcaatacaatgataaacacctggttacaaatgagttttgtaacacctgtaAACTATTCACTCAATCGGTTAAACTTCTTTTTTGTTTCATTGCTTCTCTGTTGTACCGGTCTTCTATtcttactttctaaatcctctatcaACTCAGTTTCAGCCTTGCCAGATCTTCTCTGAAAATCACtctgctctccttcactctctattTCTCTCTTACTAGTTTAGACACTTTCGGTTTAATAGACTGTTATACTCTGTAACAGTTTTCCAATTATCTTAACCCATGTTGATTAAAC encodes:
- the LOC131065387 gene encoding probable glucan 1,3-beta-glucosidase A — protein: MAALVSSHLDKPVNLLCLSLLLLVCILSQRSCAQTTYKSVNLGGWLVVEGWIKPTLFDSIPDNDLTDGTQIQLKSVTLGTYLVAEDGGGSKIAVNRNSASGWETFKIWRVKDGSYQLRVFNKKFMVAQNGGGGIVNAVTTTPSTWETFQIIRNPSNRNQVHIKVLNGMYMQAKSQDQLTADFQGEPGWGNNAATFEMNTFGQLKGEYQLTNGLGNRAQQVLNDHRNTFITESDFSFLSQHQINAVRIPVGWWIASDPNPPAPFVGGSLKALDDAFSWAKKHNIKIIVDLHAAPGSQNGDEHSGTRDGYIEWDSQNNIDKSISVIDFLASRYAKDSALLGIELLNEPRTAIQLDTLTPYYKKGYDTIRKYSSSAYVMMCNRIGGADPKELFQMNNGLTRTVVDVHYYNLFDDQKFKSMTVQQNIDFVKYDRAALLNILLSANGPLIYVGEWTSEWEVKGASQSEYQRFGQAQLEVYGKASFGWAYWTHKNVQEHWSFQWMVQNQYLDL